One window of the Bombus affinis isolate iyBomAffi1 chromosome 10, iyBomAffi1.2, whole genome shotgun sequence genome contains the following:
- the LOC126920934 gene encoding transcription elongation factor 1 homolog, whose protein sequence is MGRRKSKRKPPSKKKAIQPLDTQFNCPFCNHEKSCEVKMDKSRNTARITCRVCLEDFQTTINLLSEPLDVYNDWIDACESAN, encoded by the exons ATGGGCCGAAGAAAAAGTAAACGGAAGCCACCAAGTAAAAAGAAAGCTATTCAACCGCTAGATACACAATTTAATTGTCCGTTTTGCAATCATGAAAAATCATGCGAGGTTAAGAT GGATAAGTCGAGGAACACAGCTAGAATTACTTGCAGAGTCTGCTTAGAAGACTTTCAAACCACGATCAATTTACTTTCAGAACCTTTAGATGTGTATAATGATTGGATTGATGCATGTGAAAGTGCAAActaa
- the LOC126920933 gene encoding EKC/KEOPS complex subunit LAGE3, which produces MSTFSVNLSIPFPSKREAEIAYQVLIVDKEPSRGSITKKLTLDNNLLQILICGTEARKVRVALTSFFDSLILVTETMQLLGPPVPTYNYY; this is translated from the exons ATGAGTACTTTCAGTGT AAATTTATCAATACCTTTCCCATCAAAAAGGGAAGCAGAAATTGCTTATCAAGTACTAATAGTTGATAAAGAGCCCTCAAGAGGTAGTATTACAAAGAAATTGACACTAGATAATAATTTATTGCAAAT ATTAATTTGTGGAACTGAAGCACGAAAAGTTAGAGTGGCATTAACATCATTTTTTGATAGTTTAATTTTAGTAACAGAAACTATGCAACTTCTTGGTCCACCTGTACCAACttacaattattattaa